A window of Acinonyx jubatus isolate Ajub_Pintada_27869175 chromosome E4, VMU_Ajub_asm_v1.0, whole genome shotgun sequence contains these coding sequences:
- the PRELP gene encoding prolargin, giving the protein MRSSLCWILPLLLILASVAQGQLTRRPRPRPRPRPRPRPTPGFVQPHEPSEPTDLPPPLPPGPPSIFPDCPRECYCPSDFPSALYCDSRNLRKVPVIPPRIHYLYLQNNFITELPVESFQNATGLRWINLDNNRIRKIDQKVLEKLPSLVFLYMEKNQLEEVPSALPRNLEQLRLSQNQISRIPPGVFSKLESLLLLDLQHNKLSDGVFKPDTFQGLKNLMQLNLAHNILRKMPPKVPAAIHQLYLDSNRIETIPNGYFKGFPNLAFIRLNYNRLSDRGLPKNSFNISNLLVLHLSHNKISSVPAISNNLEHLYLNNNSIEKINGTQICPNNLVAFHDFSSDLENVPHLRYLRLDGNHLKPPIPLDLMMCFRLLQSVVI; this is encoded by the exons ATGAGGTCATCCCTCTGCTGGATCCTCCCACTTCTCCTCATCTTGGCCTCAGTGGCCCAAGGCCAGCTGACAAGACGCCCCAGACctaggcccaggcccaggcccagaccCAGGCCCACACCCGGCTTTGTTCAGCCCCATGAGCCATCAGAGCCTAcagacctgccccctcccctcccaccaggcCCTCCATCTATCTTCCCTGACTGCCCCCGGGAATGCTACTGCCCCTCTGACTTCCCTTCTGCCCTCTACTGTGACAGCCGCAACCTTCGAAAGGTCCCCGTCATCCCACCCCGCATCCATTACCTCTATCTCCAGAACAACTTCATAACTGAGCTCCCAGTGGAGTCCTTCCAGAACGCCACGGGCCTGAGGTGGATCAACCTGGATAACAACCGAATTCGCAAGATAGACCAGAAGGTACTGGAGAAACTACCCAGTCTGGTTTTCCTCTACATGGAGAAGAACCAGCTCGAAGAGGTGCCGTCAGCCCTGCCCCGGAACCTGGAGCAGCTGAGGCTGAGCCAGAACCAGATCTCCAGAATCCCACCCGGCGTCTTCAGCAAGCTAGAGAGCCTGCTGCTCCTGGATCTCCAACACAACAAGCTGAGTGATGGCGTCTTCAAGCCCGACACCTTCCAGGGCCTCAAGAACCTCATGCAACTCAACCTGGCCCACAACATCCTGAGAAAGATGCCACCCAAGGTCCCCGCGGCCATCCACCAGCTCTACCTGGACAGCAACAGGATCGAGACCATCCCTAATGGATACTTCAAGGGCTTCCCCAACCTCGCCTTCATTCGCCTTAACTACAACAGGCTGTCAGACAGAGGGCTGCCCAAGAACTCCTTCAACATCTCCAATCTGCTCGTGCTCCACCTGTCCCACAACAAGATCAGCAGCGTGCCCGCCATCAGCAACAATCTGGAGCACCTGTACCTCAACAACAACAGcatagaga AGATCAATGGGACCCAGATTTGCCCCAACAATCTAGTCGCCTTCCATGACTTCTCCTCGGATCTGGAGAACGTGCCACACCTGCGCTACCTGAGGCTGGACGGGAACCACCTGAAGCCGCCCATCCCACTGGACCTCATGATGTGCTTCCGCCTGCTGCAATCCGTGGTCATTTAG